The following are encoded together in the Pedobacter steynii genome:
- a CDS encoding BatA domain-containing protein, whose amino-acid sequence MSLLYPIGLFALAGLLIPLIIHLWSVKQGKTLKIGSIALLGDGAPLSSRSYRIKDWLLLLLRLLLITLVGFLLAGPYFMKKAVAGNEKGWVLIEKSIFIPVYETHKKEIDSLLNSGYQLHDFNIGFSEIDINDTLKKDSVTNMNTAGYHSMLKQLNERLPAGFPVYLFADRRLGKLTDELPLIDFNLQWKDTGKRDTISNWTTSLSGKNYESISSPALTRYRSLDAGKDWPTIAVLLFKSANEKDADYVTAALNAITDFTKRKVEIKYWNNQFNSDLKFDVGFWLSDGPVAAGFLKHLNPEGRLFSYERGKTISFPSEIDLLPGKTGSIPRLTLHKRIAAPAYIGENIWNDGFGRPVLTLEKEREMDHYHFYSRLNPQWTTLVWSEMFVKALMPVVLGKEGDNFAFESHPDDQRRSPDLFSGKPASGKPLLKQKGGQPQTLHQYFWILALSVFILERMLSFNHKRGVGHG is encoded by the coding sequence GTGTCATTACTTTATCCCATAGGTTTATTTGCACTTGCCGGATTGCTGATTCCGCTGATCATTCATTTATGGAGTGTCAAGCAGGGGAAAACACTGAAAATCGGAAGCATTGCCCTGCTGGGAGATGGAGCACCATTGAGCTCCAGGAGCTACCGCATTAAGGATTGGTTGTTGCTATTGTTGAGGCTTTTACTAATCACTTTAGTGGGCTTCCTGCTGGCAGGTCCTTATTTTATGAAGAAGGCTGTAGCCGGGAATGAAAAAGGCTGGGTACTGATAGAGAAAAGTATATTTATTCCTGTTTATGAAACGCATAAAAAGGAGATCGATAGCCTCCTTAACTCGGGTTATCAATTGCACGATTTCAATATAGGTTTTTCAGAAATAGATATAAATGATACCTTAAAAAAAGACTCGGTAACTAATATGAATACAGCTGGTTATCATTCTATGTTAAAGCAATTGAACGAACGGCTACCTGCTGGATTCCCCGTGTATCTTTTTGCAGATCGTCGTCTGGGTAAACTGACCGACGAGCTGCCCCTGATTGATTTTAATCTGCAATGGAAAGATACTGGTAAAAGAGATACCATCAGCAACTGGACAACCAGCTTATCTGGCAAGAATTATGAGTCGATATCCAGCCCTGCCTTAACCAGATACCGTTCTCTGGATGCGGGAAAAGACTGGCCAACGATTGCTGTTCTCCTTTTTAAAAGTGCCAATGAAAAAGACGCGGATTACGTTACTGCAGCGCTAAATGCAATCACAGATTTTACCAAACGTAAAGTAGAGATAAAGTATTGGAATAATCAGTTTAACAGTGATTTAAAATTCGATGTAGGCTTTTGGCTATCTGATGGGCCTGTAGCAGCAGGCTTTTTGAAACATTTGAATCCGGAAGGGCGTTTATTTAGTTATGAAAGAGGAAAAACGATCTCCTTTCCTTCCGAAATTGATCTTCTGCCGGGAAAAACGGGAAGTATACCTAGGCTTACCTTACATAAAAGAATTGCTGCTCCGGCATATATCGGAGAAAACATTTGGAACGATGGTTTTGGGAGGCCGGTTCTGACATTAGAAAAAGAGAGGGAAATGGATCATTATCATTTCTACAGCCGTTTAAATCCGCAGTGGACCACATTGGTCTGGAGTGAAATGTTTGTGAAGGCCTTGATGCCCGTTGTCCTTGGAAAAGAGGGGGACAATTTTGCTTTTGAATCACATCCGGACGATCAACGGAGGAGTCCGGATCTATTTTCAGGAAAGCCTGCCTCAGGAAAACCTTTATTGAAACAAAAGGGAGGCCAACCGCAAACACTTCATCAATATTTCTGGATATTGGCATTGTCAGTTTTTATACTGGAGAGAATGTTGTCTTTTAATCATAAAAGAGGGGTTGGTCATGGTTGA
- a CDS encoding DUF58 domain-containing protein, protein MSKLLDPKVLMAIKELSLSAKMTIDGFMSGINKSTVKGPGLEFSQYRSYQPGDDLRSLDWKMFARSDRYYIRESEVETNISIRLLIDASASMNHQDGNFSKIDYARYLAASLAYLGNLQGDAIGLYVFRSGGIFSMLAKQDFQHLARLFYQLEQIRPEGIFTRPIHYKELYGGVQKRELLIFITDLYEMNDEIFTLLDSLNTLRHEVVVFHLMSGNELELDFKGYTSFEDLETKETIQIDQDKARAAYRQKMDQYLEETRIKLLDRRIFYRLLRTDEPLDQALRDFLNQRNKLKI, encoded by the coding sequence ATGAGCAAGTTGCTGGATCCTAAAGTACTAATGGCCATTAAAGAGCTTTCGTTATCGGCAAAAATGACGATAGATGGCTTTATGAGCGGCATTAATAAAAGTACAGTGAAAGGTCCGGGCCTGGAGTTCAGCCAGTACCGAAGCTACCAGCCGGGGGATGACTTGCGCTCGCTGGACTGGAAGATGTTTGCGCGTTCAGATCGTTATTATATCAGGGAATCAGAAGTGGAGACCAACATTTCCATACGGTTGTTAATTGATGCAAGTGCATCTATGAACCATCAGGATGGGAACTTCAGTAAAATTGATTATGCCCGTTATCTGGCCGCTTCGCTGGCCTATCTGGGAAACCTTCAGGGAGACGCAATAGGTTTATATGTGTTCAGGTCCGGAGGAATATTCTCGATGCTTGCCAAGCAGGATTTTCAGCATCTGGCAAGATTGTTTTATCAGTTGGAACAGATCAGACCGGAAGGAATTTTTACCAGGCCTATTCATTATAAAGAACTCTATGGCGGAGTACAGAAACGGGAGTTGCTGATCTTCATTACAGACCTTTATGAAATGAATGATGAGATTTTCACTTTACTGGATAGCTTGAATACGCTGAGACATGAAGTCGTGGTTTTTCACCTGATGTCAGGAAATGAACTGGAACTCGATTTTAAAGGTTATACTTCTTTTGAAGATCTGGAAACTAAAGAAACCATACAGATTGACCAGGACAAGGCGAGGGCCGCTTACCGGCAAAAGATGGATCAATACCTGGAAGAAACCCGCATAAAGTTGCTCGACAGAAGGATATTTTATCGCCTGCTCAGAACGGATGAACCCCTTGATCAGGCTTTGAGAGACTTTTTGAATCAAAGAAACAAATTAAAGATCTAG